One window of Anaerolineales bacterium genomic DNA carries:
- a CDS encoding ZIP family metal transporter, translating to MSYEWFEGLNPIMQALLATCFTWFVTALGAAVVFFFRDVNKRVLDAMLGFAAGVMIAASFWSLLAPSIEMAEEMSMVAWLPPAVGFALGGIFLWSVDKVLPHLHVGFPIEEAEGIKTHWQRSILLVLAITLHNIPEGLAVGVAFGAVHAGLPSATLTGAIALAIGIGLQNFPEGTSVAAPLHRAGMSHMKSFWYGQLSGVVEPLAGMLGAAAVILVRPLLPYALAFAAGAMIYVVVEELIPESQLEKDIHIATGGAMLGFIIMMILDVALG from the coding sequence ATGTCTTATGAGTGGTTCGAGGGGTTGAATCCCATCATGCAGGCGCTGCTGGCAACTTGTTTCACCTGGTTCGTCACAGCCTTGGGGGCGGCAGTTGTATTTTTCTTCAGGGATGTCAACAAGCGGGTATTGGATGCAATGCTCGGTTTTGCGGCGGGCGTGATGATCGCCGCCAGTTTCTGGTCTCTGCTAGCGCCTTCGATCGAAATGGCAGAAGAAATGTCCATGGTTGCATGGCTGCCTCCAGCAGTCGGGTTTGCGCTCGGCGGAATCTTTTTATGGAGCGTGGATAAGGTTCTGCCGCACCTGCATGTCGGTTTTCCCATTGAAGAAGCGGAAGGGATCAAAACACACTGGCAAAGGAGTATATTGCTTGTCCTGGCAATCACCCTCCACAATATCCCCGAGGGACTGGCGGTCGGAGTTGCATTCGGCGCAGTCCACGCCGGGCTTCCATCGGCAACATTGACCGGGGCGATCGCGCTCGCAATCGGCATCGGTTTGCAAAACTTTCCCGAGGGCACATCTGTGGCTGCGCCGCTTCACAGGGCGGGCATGAGCCATATGAAAAGTTTCTGGTATGGCCAGCTATCCGGCGTGGTCGAGCCGCTCGCTGGGATGCTTGGCGCGGCTGCTGTGATTCTTGTCAGACCGTTATTACCCTATGCGCTCGCATTCGCGGCGGGCGCAATGATCTACGTGGTGGTGGAGGAACTGATCCCCGAATCACAACTTGAAAAGGACATCCACATTGCGACCGGCGGCGCCATGCTGGGATTCATCATCATGATGATTTTGGATGTGGCACTGGGTTGA
- a CDS encoding DUF2867 domain-containing protein, with product MTKEKLILVTGATGYVGGRLVPKLLDSGYRVRCLVRDPSRLQGRVWLGRVEVAAGDALNPGELKPAMKGVSVAYYLMHGKQGGSESAVRDLQAAENFSRAAEVEGIEQIVYLGELVDPTADLSPYLRSRHETGFVLRHGKTPVTEIRTGMVIGSGSALFEMVRYITERQLVLVCPAWFFSQAQPIAVRDVLSYLVDVLKTPEATGRVIEVGGSTRLTYADMLLGYARERNLRRWLIRTPFYAPRLSAYWVHMVTPIHWRVVAPLIEGLRAELIVRDETAKKLFPQIQPIDYQTAVRLALGRIARDNVETSWSDALVTAAGDIKPYRFTVEEGMYIERRQTVIDLPPETVFRSYTGIGGERGWLFMDWAWAMRGWMDKAIGGVGLRRGRRHPDEIHTGESLDFWRVETVEKNHLMRLRAEMKIPGKAWLQFESESLGGDRNKTLFTVTAYFAPHGFFGFLYWYAMWPFHKPLFDGLSRRLASRARVLARAY from the coding sequence ATGACCAAGGAAAAACTCATTCTTGTCACCGGCGCGACCGGCTATGTCGGCGGAAGGCTGGTTCCAAAACTTCTCGACTCCGGATATCGGGTGCGTTGCCTCGTGCGTGATCCCTCACGTTTGCAGGGGCGGGTGTGGCTGGGTAGGGTCGAAGTCGCGGCGGGAGATGCGCTTAATCCGGGTGAACTTAAACCGGCAATGAAAGGGGTCTCGGTCGCTTATTATTTGATGCATGGTAAACAAGGCGGGAGCGAAAGCGCAGTGCGCGACCTGCAAGCTGCTGAAAATTTTTCAAGAGCCGCGGAAGTGGAAGGCATCGAGCAGATCGTTTATCTCGGCGAACTTGTCGACCCGACCGCTGACCTTTCACCTTATCTCCGTTCGCGGCATGAGACCGGCTTCGTCCTCCGTCACGGAAAAACCCCCGTGACAGAAATACGCACGGGCATGGTCATCGGCTCCGGCTCGGCATTGTTCGAGATGGTCCGCTACATCACAGAACGTCAGTTGGTTCTGGTCTGCCCCGCATGGTTCTTCTCACAAGCCCAGCCGATTGCTGTCCGCGATGTGCTTTCCTATTTGGTGGACGTGCTCAAGACACCGGAAGCAACCGGCAGGGTCATCGAGGTGGGCGGATCGACCCGCCTCACCTACGCGGACATGCTGCTGGGTTATGCCAGGGAGCGGAATCTCCGCCGATGGTTGATCCGCACCCCTTTTTACGCTCCGAGGTTATCCGCCTATTGGGTACATATGGTCACGCCGATCCATTGGCGCGTGGTCGCCCCATTGATCGAAGGCTTGCGCGCGGAGTTAATTGTCCGCGACGAGACGGCGAAGAAACTATTCCCGCAGATTCAACCCATTGATTATCAAACCGCCGTGCGTCTCGCGCTGGGGCGTATCGCGCGGGATAATGTGGAAACGAGTTGGTCGGACGCCCTGGTCACTGCGGCGGGTGACATCAAGCCCTATCGTTTCACGGTCGAAGAAGGCATGTACATCGAACGCCGCCAGACCGTGATCGATCTTCCGCCTGAAACTGTGTTCCGTTCCTACACAGGTATCGGCGGAGAACGCGGCTGGCTCTTCATGGATTGGGCGTGGGCGATGCGCGGCTGGATGGATAAAGCCATTGGCGGCGTCGGCTTGAGGCGCGGACGCCGTCACCCCGATGAAATACATACAGGGGAGTCCCTCGATTTCTGGCGCGTGGAAACAGTGGAAAAGAATCATCTGATGCGTTTGCGGGCGGAGATGAAAATACCGGGCAAGGCGTGGCTTCAGTTCGAGTCAGAGTCGTTGGGAGGGGATAGGAACAAAACCCTGTTCACCGTCACAGCATACTTCGCACCGCATGGCTTCTTTGGGTTTTTATACTGGTATGCCATGTGGCCCTTTCATAAGCCGCTTTTCGACGGGTTGTCGCGGCGTCTCGCCTCACGCGCACGAGTGCTGGCAAGGGCATACTGA
- a CDS encoding glycerol-3-phosphate acyltransferase, which translates to MINILFPLLGYLSGSLPFSIWITRFVKNVDVRDSGSGHATTTNTIRQAGFGWGALVLVLDIAKGFLPTWLAVEFSGELQIIAMTATAAVIGHCWPLFAGFRGGMGLATAGGGILAINPLAFLICLGFLILLVLVVRHSARASVFAGILIAPVLWLLNFRDVTFWVGVGVGVVIAFRFLVDWNRKYRELWLDREKKT; encoded by the coding sequence ATGATCAACATCCTGTTTCCCCTCCTTGGTTATCTTTCAGGCTCGCTTCCGTTTTCGATTTGGATCACGCGCTTCGTCAAAAATGTGGATGTGCGAGATTCCGGTTCGGGTCACGCCACCACGACGAATACCATCCGCCAGGCGGGATTCGGCTGGGGCGCTCTTGTGCTCGTTCTCGATATCGCAAAAGGATTTTTGCCCACCTGGCTTGCCGTCGAATTTTCAGGCGAGTTGCAAATAATTGCGATGACAGCAACTGCCGCTGTCATCGGGCATTGCTGGCCCCTCTTCGCCGGATTCCGCGGCGGGATGGGTCTCGCCACCGCAGGCGGCGGGATATTGGCGATCAACCCGCTCGCTTTTCTTATTTGCCTGGGCTTTTTGATTCTTCTTGTGCTTGTGGTCCGTCACTCGGCGCGTGCAAGCGTCTTTGCCGGGATTTTGATTGCCCCAGTCCTTTGGTTGTTGAATTTCCGAGATGTTACCTTTTGGGTGGGGGTGGGAGTCGGCGTGGTCATCGCCTTCCGCTTTTTGGTCGATTGGAACCGCAAGTATCGCGAGTTATGGCTGGATAGAGAGAAGAAGACCTGA
- a CDS encoding DUF554 domain-containing protein encodes MTGTIINVIAVLIGGAIGLFFGSRIPERFKSTIVAGLGLFTAAMGLQMFLKSENPLIVLGALLIGALLGEWWKIEDGMQALGQILEKRFSRDEEDGSGSRFVRGFMVASLLYCVGPMTILGSIQDGLTGDYNLLAVKSTLDGFASIAFASTLGIGVLFSSLVVFVFQGGISLMAGQLSAIISDPMLNEMTAAGGVILLGLAISNLLEMKKIRVGNFLPALIVAPLIVWALEKF; translated from the coding sequence ATGACTGGAACGATCATCAATGTCATTGCCGTGTTGATCGGCGGAGCGATCGGCCTGTTTTTCGGCTCACGCATCCCGGAACGATTCAAATCCACCATCGTTGCCGGTCTTGGTCTGTTTACCGCCGCGATGGGACTGCAAATGTTCCTAAAAAGCGAAAATCCGCTGATCGTGTTAGGCGCATTACTGATCGGAGCATTGCTCGGCGAATGGTGGAAGATCGAAGACGGTATGCAGGCGCTCGGTCAAATTCTCGAAAAACGTTTCTCACGCGATGAGGAGGACGGGTCAGGTTCGCGCTTTGTGCGCGGATTCATGGTTGCGTCTTTGTTATATTGCGTTGGTCCGATGACCATCCTCGGCTCGATCCAGGACGGATTGACTGGCGACTACAATCTACTGGCGGTTAAATCCACGCTAGACGGGTTCGCTTCGATAGCTTTCGCCTCCACATTGGGGATCGGAGTGTTATTTTCTTCGCTTGTCGTATTTGTTTTCCAGGGCGGAATCAGCCTGATGGCGGGACAGTTGAGCGCCATCATCAGCGACCCGATGCTCAATGAGATGACCGCAGCCGGAGGCGTGATCCTGCTTGGGTTGGCGATCAGCAACCTGCTGGAGATGAAAAAGATCCGCGTGGGGAATTTCCTGCCTGCACTCATTGTCGCGCCGCTGATCGTGTGGGCGCTGGAAAAATTCTAA
- a CDS encoding cob(I)yrinic acid a,c-diamide adenosyltransferase, whose protein sequence is MTFYTAKGDDGTTGLLGEGRVPKYHVRMEAVGTLDEASAALGLARAQCSAPQTPRILVEAQRDLYKLMAEVAATPENAETFRHIDEERVRWLEHETDELSKVVEMPREFILPGDSLGGAALSLARAVIRRAERRVVELYNWEKVINPHLQRYLNRLSSLCFVLELLENQHAGKKTSLAKS, encoded by the coding sequence ATGACTTTTTATACGGCAAAAGGCGACGATGGTACAACAGGATTGCTCGGCGAGGGGCGCGTGCCGAAATATCATGTGCGGATGGAAGCGGTCGGCACGCTGGACGAGGCGTCTGCGGCATTGGGACTTGCCCGCGCGCAATGCTCCGCGCCTCAGACTCCCCGCATCCTGGTCGAAGCCCAGCGGGATTTATACAAGCTGATGGCGGAGGTTGCCGCCACGCCCGAAAATGCGGAGACGTTCCGCCACATTGACGAGGAACGCGTGAGATGGCTAGAGCATGAAACGGATGAATTGAGCAAGGTCGTCGAGATGCCGCGTGAGTTCATCCTGCCGGGAGATTCGCTCGGCGGCGCGGCGCTTTCACTGGCAAGGGCGGTCATCCGCCGGGCGGAACGGCGCGTGGTGGAGTTATACAACTGGGAAAAAGTTATTAATCCCCATTTGCAAAGGTATTTGAATCGCCTTTCTTCGTTGTGTTTCGTGTTGGAATTATTGGAAAACCAACACGCGGGAAAAAAGACTTCATTGGCGAAGTCATAA